One segment of Nodosilinea sp. PGN35 DNA contains the following:
- a CDS encoding PAS domain S-box protein, producing the protein MLLEFQGRSLFNMALDAMLLADDQGRYVEINPAACKLLRCGPEQVIGRTIADFCVVPPGVDLTAQWQAFLAQGSMQGEIVLRVSTGDERVVEYSATANVCSHLHLSILRDVTERKQAEALRERLNQVLAQQVDERNQALAAARGELEAQHALLHSILSNINGVVWSIDLSTMTTQYVNAAVETLYGYTEQDFLTDPNLWRRLIHPADQPKIDQLLSQLESQSCFDLEYRIAHADGTLRWVRDRSRVTYDSAGQPVRLDGIATDITGQKQLEAALRLSESRLRAIFQQAAIGINQAALDGQFLQVNQAYCDMLGYSEAELLQLRYQDIAHPDEYRETEAALAKLYAGEATSVSLEKRYFHKDGGVRWTNLVLSILRDEDGQPISDLAMVQDISERKRVEQALEEERSLFIGGPTVVIRWGPADDWPVEYVSPNVQAQLGYDPQDLMGGRVAFTSLIHPEDVSAMQAEVQTAVAAQAPCLATEYRLRHAQGDYRWIAEFTRIIYAPNGTVTKFLGYIQDITERKQIELDLQHSEATKRAMLEAIPDLLMRIDRQGVRYEFISGGELTLYGTIDRHRPQSIYEMLPQDLADRRLRMIHRALETGERQIDEYTITVAGQRYYEEARIVPLEDNDTLVMVRDVTDRVIAELALRESQQRFQAIFDQMYQFIGLLAPDGTLLEANQTALAFGGFEREDVVGRLFWETGWWNISAETQAQLKRAIAAASQGEFIRYEVQVQGADQQVITVDFSLRPVFNDQGQVVLLIPEGRDITQRKHIEQELQRTQNFLEQTNTVARVGGWEVDLRQGVVHWTPTTREIHEAEADFEPTLETALNFYPEGVDRQRILTALEQARQNGQPWDEKLQIVTAKGNLRWVRSLGKAEFVEGTCVRLYGAFQDIDAQMQVEIRLQGLTQQLQQVNEDLNRMATTDALTQVANRRHFDQVLAQEWARAQREGTGLALIMGDVDYFKPYNDHYGHPAGDLCLQQVAQILRANVQRPGDLLARYGGEEFVVLLPQTAIAGVMVVVERMQHDLAQARLPHEFSLVADHITFSFGIACCTPEAQSLPAELLSAADAALYQAKLAGRNRYYISPSSRSDAPESGT; encoded by the coding sequence ATGCTGTTAGAATTTCAGGGACGCAGCCTCTTCAATATGGCCCTTGATGCTATGCTGCTCGCTGACGACCAGGGCCGCTACGTTGAGATCAACCCCGCCGCTTGCAAACTGTTACGCTGTGGGCCAGAGCAGGTGATTGGCCGCACTATTGCCGACTTTTGTGTGGTGCCTCCTGGGGTAGATCTGACCGCCCAGTGGCAGGCTTTTCTGGCCCAGGGCAGCATGCAGGGAGAAATCGTGCTCAGGGTGAGCACTGGCGACGAACGCGTCGTCGAGTACTCCGCTACGGCTAACGTCTGTTCTCATCTGCACCTGTCTATTCTGCGGGATGTGACGGAACGCAAGCAGGCAGAGGCGCTCAGGGAGCGTCTCAACCAGGTGCTGGCCCAGCAGGTGGATGAGCGCAATCAGGCGCTAGCGGCGGCTCGGGGAGAACTAGAGGCCCAGCACGCTCTGCTGCACAGCATTCTCAGCAACATCAATGGAGTGGTGTGGTCGATCGATCTATCAACGATGACCACTCAGTACGTCAATGCTGCGGTTGAAACCCTCTACGGCTACACTGAGCAGGATTTTTTGACTGACCCCAACCTGTGGCGAAGGCTGATACACCCGGCGGATCAGCCCAAAATAGACCAGTTACTCAGTCAGCTAGAGTCACAATCCTGCTTTGATTTGGAGTACCGGATTGCCCATGCCGACGGCACCCTGCGCTGGGTGCGCGATCGCTCTCGGGTGACCTACGACTCGGCGGGCCAGCCGGTGCGGCTCGACGGCATTGCCACCGATATAACCGGCCAGAAACAGCTGGAGGCGGCTCTGCGCCTGAGTGAAAGTCGCCTGCGGGCGATTTTTCAGCAGGCGGCCATTGGCATCAATCAGGCGGCTTTAGACGGTCAGTTTTTGCAGGTCAACCAGGCCTACTGCGACATGCTGGGCTACAGCGAAGCAGAACTTTTGCAGCTGCGCTACCAGGACATTGCCCATCCCGACGAGTACCGGGAGACCGAGGCAGCCCTGGCTAAACTCTACGCTGGGGAGGCCACGTCTGTCTCCCTGGAGAAGCGCTACTTTCACAAAGATGGCGGGGTGCGGTGGACAAATCTCGTGCTGTCAATTTTGCGGGATGAGGATGGGCAGCCGATTTCAGATTTGGCCATGGTGCAGGATATCAGTGAGCGCAAGCGGGTAGAGCAGGCCCTTGAGGAAGAGCGCAGTCTGTTCATAGGTGGCCCCACGGTAGTGATTCGCTGGGGGCCAGCCGATGACTGGCCAGTGGAGTATGTCTCCCCCAACGTGCAGGCGCAGCTGGGATACGACCCGCAGGATCTAATGGGGGGCCGGGTGGCCTTTACCTCGCTGATTCACCCGGAGGATGTCAGCGCGATGCAGGCGGAGGTACAAACCGCTGTGGCAGCCCAGGCCCCCTGCCTCGCCACGGAGTATCGGCTACGCCACGCCCAGGGTGACTATCGCTGGATAGCAGAGTTCACCCGCATTATTTACGCCCCCAATGGCACGGTGACCAAGTTCTTGGGCTATATCCAGGACATTACCGAACGCAAGCAGATTGAGCTGGATTTGCAGCACAGTGAGGCCACCAAGCGGGCCATGCTGGAGGCTATTCCCGACCTGCTGATGCGCATTGATCGACAGGGAGTGCGCTACGAGTTTATTTCTGGCGGCGAGCTCACCCTCTACGGCACCATCGACCGCCATCGCCCCCAGTCAATCTACGAAATGCTGCCCCAGGATCTAGCCGATCGGCGGCTGCGCATGATTCACCGGGCTCTGGAGACGGGCGAACGCCAGATTGATGAATACACCATTACCGTGGCTGGCCAACGCTACTACGAAGAGGCGCGAATTGTGCCCCTGGAAGACAACGACACCCTAGTGATGGTGCGGGACGTGACCGATCGAGTGATTGCCGAGCTGGCGCTGCGGGAAAGTCAGCAGCGCTTTCAGGCGATCTTCGACCAGATGTATCAGTTTATTGGTCTGCTCGCCCCCGACGGCACGCTGCTAGAGGCCAACCAGACGGCTCTGGCCTTCGGCGGCTTTGAGCGCGAAGACGTGGTGGGTCGCCTGTTCTGGGAGACGGGCTGGTGGAACATTTCGGCTGAAACCCAGGCCCAGCTCAAGCGGGCGATCGCAGCGGCCAGCCAGGGAGAGTTCATCCGCTACGAGGTGCAGGTGCAGGGGGCCGACCAGCAGGTGATCACCGTTGACTTTTCGCTGCGGCCTGTGTTTAACGACCAGGGCCAGGTGGTGCTGCTGATTCCCGAGGGGCGAGACATCACCCAGCGAAAGCACATAGAACAGGAGTTGCAGCGCACCCAGAACTTTCTTGAGCAGACCAATACCGTGGCTCGGGTGGGGGGGTGGGAGGTCGATCTGCGCCAGGGCGTGGTTCACTGGACGCCGACCACGCGGGAGATCCATGAGGCTGAGGCGGACTTTGAGCCTACCTTAGAAACCGCCCTCAACTTTTACCCCGAAGGGGTTGACCGCCAGCGCATTCTCACCGCCCTGGAGCAAGCGCGCCAAAACGGGCAACCCTGGGATGAAAAGCTGCAAATCGTTACGGCCAAGGGCAATCTGCGCTGGGTGCGCTCCCTGGGTAAGGCAGAGTTTGTGGAGGGCACCTGCGTGCGCCTCTACGGGGCGTTTCAAGATATCGATGCCCAGATGCAGGTGGAGATTAGACTCCAGGGACTGACCCAGCAGCTTCAGCAGGTCAATGAAGACCTCAACCGCATGGCCACCACCGACGCCCTGACCCAGGTGGCCAACCGTCGCCATTTTGACCAGGTGCTGGCCCAGGAGTGGGCGCGGGCGCAGCGGGAGGGCACCGGTCTGGCGCTGATCATGGGCGATGTCGATTACTTTAAACCCTACAACGACCACTACGGCCACCCGGCTGGGGATCTGTGTCTACAGCAGGTGGCGCAGATTTTGAGGGCCAATGTCCAACGCCCTGGGGACTTGCTGGCTCGCTACGGGGGTGAAGAGTTTGTGGTGCTGCTGCCCCAGACCGCGATCGCCGGGGTGATGGTAGTCGTCGAGCGCATGCAGCACGACCTCGCCCAGGCCCGGTTGCCCCACGAGTTTTCCTTGGTTGCCGATCACATCACCTTTAGCTTTGGCATTGCCTGCTGCACACCCGAGGCCCAGAGCCTACCTGCTGAACTTCTGTCCGCCGCCGACGCCGCGCTGTATCAGGCAAAGCTAGCCGGGCGCAACCGCTACTATATCAGCCCCAGCAGTCGATCCGACGCCCCCGAGTCCGGCACCTGA